The Hydrogenobacter thermophilus TK-6 genome window below encodes:
- a CDS encoding efflux RND transporter permease subunit has protein sequence MYKFFIHRPVTTIMFMLSFVLLGLYTYTKMPVDRLPNVDFPIVTVNTTYTGANPDVVDTNVTRYIEDEVSTISGIDAIVSQSYAGLSRVTIVFTLDKNIDVGTQEVRDAVQRAYRRMPVGVDPPVVRKVDTGSFPILAVHLHSKSVDYQTLAYYADKVIKREFQKVNGVGDVGLGGFRDNVLWVRLYPERLYSYGITPVDVLSAVSKNHLEVPTGTIYGKDKEYIIRLYGKVKDPKELENTYLKGNLRLRDVGFVEFTEDEKRGIARFKGEQSVALIVYKQSGFNTVEVADAVKARMAELNRELPPGMRMDITFDASVFPKEGAHAAVEEIIIGSLLTALVVFVFLGSLRLTLIPVFAIPVTLLSAIIFLYYTGNSLNTFTLLALAVAVGIVIDDAIVVIESIYRRREMGLAPLEAAEVGTRIVVFALLASTTSLVIVFLPIIFLKGVIGSFFGSFALTLAVAIGVSYIVAISFTPMAGARLITQTQENVFMRAYEKFELFFDRVLRWSLDHKLVVLLFSIATVYIGFLFLKATNKEFFPLTDEGAFIVRFETPIGSSFEYTDQKAKEVEAVLSRNPYIDRFGIAIGQGVAGRPDVNGGQAFIFLKDRSVRPHQKVIMDQLRKELAKIKGITVSVEAFPIVAGAGRQTDITYAIRGSSLEELQKIANKMVAEFRQKPGYKDVDTDLRLNEPQIQIKVNREKLGDLGISVEDVGTTLNILFGKYKFGTYEVGGESYDAYIKAQPEFVKNWENLKKVYLRAKDGSLVPLTDVVSLTIAPGYHVINRYDRQYSFTFFANLSGKALGDATAEIESWLRSNLPPGYSFEPTGQTREFARAFKGLAFALTVALVGIYMVLASLFESYRHPFTVLLTVPLSLSGTFGLLYLTGTSLSVPSYFGIILLIGIVVRDAVLFIERIIQLRKEGYQTRQAILQARRERLRPILMTTLTVVFALLPVSLGLTAGSELRKPLAIAVIGGIATALPLSLLVLPIVYELFDGLKLKRR, from the coding sequence ATGTACAAGTTCTTTATACACAGACCTGTAACCACCATCATGTTCATGCTCTCTTTTGTGCTTTTGGGACTCTATACCTACACCAAGATGCCCGTTGACAGGCTTCCCAATGTAGACTTTCCTATAGTTACCGTAAACACTACCTATACAGGAGCCAACCCCGATGTGGTGGATACAAATGTCACCAGATACATAGAGGACGAGGTGTCCACCATCAGCGGTATAGATGCCATAGTCTCCCAGAGCTATGCAGGACTCTCCCGGGTGACGATAGTTTTTACCCTGGACAAGAACATAGACGTAGGAACTCAGGAGGTAAGAGACGCAGTCCAGAGGGCATACAGGCGCATGCCTGTAGGTGTGGATCCTCCTGTGGTAAGAAAGGTGGACACAGGCTCTTTTCCCATTCTGGCTGTACACCTGCACTCTAAGAGCGTGGATTATCAGACCCTTGCCTACTACGCGGACAAGGTGATAAAGAGAGAGTTTCAGAAGGTAAACGGCGTGGGCGATGTGGGACTTGGGGGCTTTAGGGACAATGTGCTGTGGGTGAGGCTCTATCCCGAAAGGCTCTACTCTTACGGTATTACTCCCGTGGATGTTCTCAGCGCAGTCTCTAAGAATCATCTGGAGGTGCCTACAGGCACCATCTACGGCAAGGACAAGGAGTACATCATAAGGCTCTACGGCAAAGTCAAAGACCCCAAAGAGCTGGAAAATACTTATCTAAAGGGCAATCTCAGGCTCAGGGATGTGGGTTTTGTGGAGTTTACGGAGGACGAAAAGAGGGGGATAGCGAGGTTCAAAGGAGAGCAGTCCGTAGCCCTGATAGTCTACAAGCAGTCTGGCTTTAACACCGTTGAGGTGGCGGATGCGGTAAAGGCAAGGATGGCTGAGCTAAACAGGGAGCTTCCTCCCGGCATGCGTATGGACATTACCTTTGACGCCAGTGTCTTTCCCAAAGAGGGTGCTCATGCTGCAGTGGAAGAAATCATAATAGGTAGCCTTTTAACTGCGCTCGTGGTTTTTGTGTTTCTCGGAAGTCTCAGGCTCACGCTCATACCAGTGTTTGCCATACCGGTTACACTGCTCAGTGCCATAATTTTCCTTTACTACACGGGAAACTCTCTTAACACCTTTACCCTCCTTGCCCTTGCTGTGGCGGTGGGTATAGTCATAGACGATGCCATAGTGGTCATAGAGAGCATATACAGAAGGAGAGAGATGGGACTTGCACCTCTTGAAGCCGCAGAGGTCGGCACACGTATAGTAGTATTTGCCCTCCTTGCCTCTACCACATCTCTGGTAATAGTCTTCTTGCCCATAATATTTTTAAAAGGTGTTATAGGTAGCTTCTTTGGAAGCTTTGCTCTGACCCTTGCGGTAGCCATAGGAGTCTCTTACATAGTAGCCATAAGCTTTACTCCCATGGCGGGTGCAAGGCTCATAACCCAAACTCAGGAAAATGTATTCATGAGAGCTTATGAAAAGTTTGAGCTGTTTTTTGATAGAGTCCTAAGGTGGTCTTTAGACCACAAGTTGGTGGTGCTTCTCTTCTCTATAGCCACCGTTTATATTGGCTTTCTGTTTCTTAAAGCCACCAATAAGGAGTTTTTCCCCCTTACCGACGAGGGGGCTTTCATAGTGAGGTTTGAAACCCCCATAGGCTCTTCCTTTGAATACACAGACCAGAAGGCTAAGGAGGTGGAGGCGGTGCTGTCAAGGAATCCCTACATTGACAGGTTTGGCATAGCCATAGGTCAGGGAGTGGCGGGAAGACCTGATGTGAACGGCGGACAGGCTTTTATCTTCTTAAAAGACAGGTCGGTAAGACCCCACCAGAAGGTAATAATGGACCAGCTTAGAAAAGAGCTTGCAAAGATAAAGGGTATAACAGTAAGCGTGGAAGCCTTCCCCATAGTTGCAGGTGCGGGAAGGCAGACGGACATAACTTATGCCATTAGAGGCTCATCTCTTGAGGAGCTTCAGAAGATAGCCAACAAGATGGTGGCTGAGTTCAGGCAAAAGCCCGGCTACAAGGATGTGGACACGGACCTTCGTCTCAACGAACCACAGATTCAGATAAAAGTAAACAGGGAAAAGCTGGGAGACCTGGGTATAAGCGTTGAGGATGTGGGCACAACTCTTAACATACTCTTTGGCAAGTACAAGTTTGGCACCTACGAGGTGGGTGGTGAGAGCTACGATGCTTACATAAAGGCACAGCCCGAGTTTGTCAAAAACTGGGAGAACCTTAAGAAGGTATACCTCAGAGCAAAGGACGGCTCTTTAGTTCCTCTGACGGATGTGGTGAGCCTTACCATAGCACCCGGATATCATGTAATTAACAGGTACGACAGACAGTACTCTTTTACCTTCTTTGCTAACCTCTCGGGTAAAGCCTTGGGAGATGCCACTGCGGAGATAGAGTCGTGGCTAAGAAGCAACCTGCCACCAGGATACTCCTTCGAGCCCACCGGTCAGACAAGGGAGTTTGCCAGAGCGTTTAAAGGTCTTGCTTTTGCGCTGACGGTAGCTCTCGTAGGTATATACATGGTGCTTGCCAGCCTGTTTGAAAGCTACAGGCATCCCTTTACCGTGCTTCTGACGGTCCCTCTTAGCCTCTCTGGCACTTTTGGACTCTTGTATCTGACAGGCACATCTCTGAGTGTACCTTCCTACTTTGGAATAATACTGCTCATAGGCATAGTGGTACGGGATGCTGTCCTATTTATAGAGAGAATCATACAGCTTAGAAAAGAGGGCTACCAGACGAGGCAGGCCATTCTTCAGGCAAGGCGCGAAAGGCTAAGACCTATCCTCATGACCACCTTAACCGTAGTTTTTGCATTACTTCCCGTGTCATTGGGTCTTACCGCAGGCTCTGAGCTGAGAAAACCCCTGGCGATAGCTGTCATAGGTGGTATAGCTACAGCGCTTCCTCTGAGCCTTCTTGTGCTTCCCATAGTTTATGAGCTCTTTGACGGCTTAAAACTCAAAAGAAGGTGA
- a CDS encoding endonuclease III domain-containing protein, producing the protein MRKEDVEKVIDILRREFPRWNAPVVSLIAQKTGDPFRVLVCALISTRTKDETTAMVCKRLFERIKNVDDLYNIDEEELSRLLYPVGFYKNKAKFLKSIAEEIKKNYSSQVPNKLEDLLKLKGVGRKVANLVLSEGYGIPAICVDTHVHRITNRWCLIKSKDPEETERKLTEILPEKYWIEFNKLLVAFGQTLCKPVKPLCGVCPIREYCEYEFKTL; encoded by the coding sequence ATGAGAAAAGAGGATGTTGAAAAAGTCATAGACATTTTAAGGCGAGAGTTTCCCAGGTGGAATGCACCTGTGGTTAGTCTGATAGCACAAAAGACCGGAGACCCCTTCAGAGTGCTTGTCTGTGCTCTAATATCAACTAGAACAAAAGACGAAACTACAGCAATGGTTTGCAAGAGGCTGTTTGAAAGAATAAAAAATGTGGATGACCTTTATAACATAGACGAGGAAGAGCTCTCAAGACTTCTCTATCCTGTAGGTTTTTACAAAAACAAAGCTAAGTTCCTGAAAAGCATAGCGGAGGAAATAAAGAAGAACTATAGCTCACAAGTCCCTAATAAGTTGGAGGACCTGCTAAAACTAAAGGGTGTTGGAAGAAAGGTGGCAAATCTGGTGCTTTCTGAGGGCTACGGCATACCTGCCATATGTGTAGATACGCATGTTCACAGGATCACCAACAGGTGGTGCCTTATAAAGAGTAAGGATCCCGAAGAGACAGAGAGGAAGCTTACAGAGATCTTACCTGAAAAATATTGGATAGAGTTTAACAAACTTCTGGTGGCGTTTGGTCAAACACTGTGTAAGCCTGTAAAACCCTTGTGTGGTGTATGTCCCATAAGAGAATACTGCGAGTATGAGTTTAAGACTTTGTGA